Proteins encoded within one genomic window of Candidatus Zixiibacteriota bacterium:
- a CDS encoding YbaB/EbfC family nucleoid-associated protein has protein sequence MAKGLGDLMKQMQKMQASVEKMQEELADKTVEGSAGGGMVKVVANGKQELLEIKIDPEVVNPDEIEMLEELILAAVNQAKENAEKLQIDGLSGLTGGLPIPGLKF, from the coding sequence ATGGCTAAAGGACTTGGCGATTTGATGAAACAGATGCAGAAAATGCAGGCATCCGTTGAGAAAATGCAAGAGGAATTGGCAGACAAAACCGTTGAGGGAAGCGCCGGCGGCGGAATGGTGAAAGTTGTCGCTAACGGCAAACAAGAACTGTTGGAAATCAAAATCGATCCGGAGGTTGTTAACCCGGACGAGATTGAAATGCTTGAGGAACTTATTCTGGCGGCTGTTAATCAGGCTAAAGAAAACGCCGAAAAACTCCAGATAGATGGCCTTTCGGGCTTGACCGGAGGTTTGCCAATACCGGGCTTGAAGTTCTAA
- the dnaX gene encoding DNA polymerase III subunit gamma/tau has translation MSYLALARRYRPDDFSKILAQNHITKTLSNAVKSGRIAHAFLLCGPRGTGKTTTARVLAKSLNCEKGPTDTPCGECVNCKEIKAGISADVFEIDAASNRGIDDIRELRENVRYAPVSSRYKVYIIDEVHRLTQEAFDALLKTLEEPPPHVIFIFATTEPQNLPATILSRTQRFDFKRVPVSALAETVNNIAKQEKQEIEPKAALMIARKADGSLRDALSLLDQLTSFSESKITAESASEILGLVKADFLFKITSSIIEHNASQVLELLNIYIAEGGDIDEMSTELSYFLSKLLMIKNKIRDIALLEIDTVELEKYEALTTDIDTFDLLRMLQILADFIAAKKSGVDPVVAIEVALTRMAGLDKTIEINQLLVQGISAKPASQSTSKKMNYSQPPVKHASRYSKPDNTNNQPATTKIQPSGPHKLEDINKWWPNFLNFIKAKRKMVWVNLQHMSIEKAENNMVTLGYTDKNGGNKSLLETDKSFIAEQISEYCGSNVGIVFIKANNNIDNGQKLPQGNVNKILEQNPKIKTIIDNIDGDIIGS, from the coding sequence ATGAGTTACTTAGCTTTAGCTCGACGATACAGACCGGATGATTTTTCCAAGATTCTGGCTCAGAATCATATAACAAAGACGCTGTCAAATGCTGTTAAAAGCGGCCGTATTGCTCATGCTTTTTTATTATGTGGTCCGCGCGGCACTGGCAAGACAACTACCGCCAGGGTTTTAGCCAAATCGCTTAATTGCGAAAAAGGCCCAACTGATACTCCCTGCGGTGAGTGCGTCAACTGCAAGGAAATCAAAGCCGGCATCTCCGCGGATGTTTTCGAAATCGACGCCGCCTCCAATCGCGGTATCGATGACATTCGGGAACTTCGGGAGAATGTTCGTTATGCGCCGGTATCATCAAGGTATAAAGTGTATATTATAGATGAGGTTCATCGTCTTACCCAAGAAGCTTTCGACGCCCTGTTAAAAACATTGGAAGAACCTCCGCCGCATGTGATATTTATATTCGCCACAACCGAGCCGCAAAATCTGCCGGCGACAATTCTTTCGCGCACTCAGCGTTTCGATTTCAAACGAGTGCCGGTATCGGCATTAGCCGAAACTGTCAATAATATCGCCAAGCAGGAGAAACAGGAAATCGAACCCAAGGCGGCGCTTATGATAGCCCGTAAAGCCGATGGCTCGCTTCGTGATGCGCTATCCTTGCTTGACCAACTGACCAGTTTTAGCGAAAGCAAGATTACCGCCGAATCCGCATCGGAGATTCTGGGGTTAGTTAAGGCTGATTTTCTGTTTAAGATAACAAGCTCTATTATCGAACATAACGCTTCCCAGGTTCTCGAACTGCTTAATATCTATATTGCCGAGGGCGGCGATATAGATGAAATGTCAACCGAATTATCATATTTTCTCAGCAAGTTATTAATGATAAAAAACAAAATTCGCGATATTGCCCTTCTCGAAATAGATACGGTAGAACTGGAGAAATATGAGGCTTTGACAACCGATATCGATACTTTTGATTTATTGCGAATGCTTCAAATACTTGCTGATTTTATAGCCGCTAAAAAATCGGGAGTAGACCCGGTAGTGGCAATCGAGGTTGCCCTGACCCGTATGGCCGGGCTTGATAAAACGATAGAGATAAATCAGCTGTTAGTTCAGGGGATATCTGCAAAACCGGCTTCCCAAAGTACTTCTAAAAAGATGAATTATTCACAGCCGCCGGTGAAGCATGCCAGCCGTTATAGCAAACCGGATAACACCAATAACCAACCGGCAACTACTAAGATACAGCCATCCGGACCGCATAAACTTGAGGATATCAATAAATGGTGGCCTAATTTCTTAAACTTTATTAAGGCTAAAAGAAAAATGGTCTGGGTTAATTTGCAGCATATGTCTATTGAAAAAGCCGAAAATAATATGGTAACTTTGGGCTATACCGATAAGAACGGCGGCAACAAGTCTTTACTGGAAACGGATAAAAGCTTTATTGCTGAACAGATATCCGAATATTGCGGCAGCAATGTCGGGATTGTTTTTATTAAAGCTAATAATAATATAGATAACGGGCAGAAATTACCGCAAGGAAACGTTAACAAAATTTTAGAACAAAACCCGAAAATTAAAACGATAATCGATAATATCGATGGTGATATTATTGGTTCTTGA